One Microscilla marina ATCC 23134 DNA window includes the following coding sequences:
- a CDS encoding M61 family metallopeptidase, giving the protein MIKRIIGLVVCLMLIGELHAQNLVYHVNLNDRADDQFKVTLTIEGKALSKQNAIFQFASTAPGTYQVMNMGRYVRSFKAFNKKGKEVSTKQLNTNQWEINKIEKVRKIQYNIAETWDTQVSEYPIYLMCGSSLEKDHALINGQTVFGFFKGMQGAPLKIKLDYPQNWKVGTALNKDSDGYFKANSFDHIVDSPILLGRLTKASTMLGKVPVEIYTYSKTDKITSEKLLKGMSDMLKAAQQFLKELPVDRYTFLYHFENRSAGAWEHSYSSEYIYREQDWTPAFAQQMSDVASHEFFHVVTPLNIHSEIIEKFNFEKPTPSEHLWLYEGTTEWASHIMQLRYGLINLDDYFKVLHRKVLVDKKYFDANYSLSKLSLTSFTKKGQRQYGNIYMRGALVAGLLDIRLLELSGGKRGLREVVLELAKKYGKKRAFSEETFFDDFVKMTYPEIKGFFEKYIKNATPLPYKAYYNKIGINYYDTKDLGLKAGLKYRVSGRGGKLTIVRTQDDTQDQLKVGDEVIALDGKSLDANTGLKAFGKLLKQPSGTAYILKIKRNGKVLPVDLKTFAVKDIKNYYFEVNLKASDAQKKLRERWLKNF; this is encoded by the coding sequence ATGATAAAAAGAATTATAGGGCTTGTAGTTTGTTTAATGTTGATAGGTGAGCTACATGCACAAAACCTCGTATATCATGTAAACCTAAACGACCGTGCTGATGACCAGTTTAAAGTAACTTTGACTATAGAAGGTAAGGCATTGTCAAAGCAAAATGCCATCTTTCAGTTTGCCTCTACTGCTCCTGGTACCTATCAGGTCATGAATATGGGCAGGTATGTGCGAAGTTTTAAAGCATTCAATAAAAAAGGAAAAGAGGTGAGTACCAAGCAGCTCAATACCAATCAGTGGGAAATAAATAAAATAGAAAAAGTACGTAAAATTCAGTATAACATCGCCGAAACCTGGGATACTCAAGTGAGCGAATACCCTATTTACTTGATGTGTGGCAGTTCCTTGGAAAAAGACCATGCCCTGATTAATGGACAAACTGTTTTTGGTTTTTTCAAAGGAATGCAAGGTGCTCCTCTTAAAATAAAACTAGACTATCCTCAAAATTGGAAGGTGGGCACGGCGCTTAATAAAGATAGTGATGGTTATTTTAAAGCAAACAGCTTCGATCATATCGTAGACTCTCCTATTTTGTTGGGACGCTTAACCAAAGCAAGCACTATGTTGGGTAAGGTTCCGGTAGAGATTTACACTTACTCAAAGACCGATAAAATCACTTCTGAAAAACTACTGAAGGGAATGAGTGATATGCTCAAAGCTGCGCAACAATTTTTGAAAGAGCTTCCCGTAGATCGTTATACCTTTTTATACCATTTCGAAAACCGTTCGGCAGGAGCCTGGGAACACTCTTATAGCTCTGAATATATATACCGTGAGCAAGACTGGACACCTGCTTTTGCTCAACAAATGTCAGATGTAGCTTCTCATGAGTTTTTTCATGTAGTTACCCCATTGAACATTCATAGTGAGATCATCGAAAAGTTTAACTTTGAAAAGCCTACCCCTTCCGAACATTTATGGCTATACGAAGGTACTACCGAATGGGCTTCGCATATTATGCAGTTGCGTTATGGTTTAATCAATTTAGACGATTATTTTAAAGTGCTCCATCGCAAAGTATTGGTAGATAAAAAGTACTTTGATGCTAACTATAGTTTAAGCAAGTTATCACTTACCTCCTTTACTAAAAAAGGGCAGCGTCAGTATGGCAATATATATATGAGGGGAGCTTTGGTAGCAGGCTTGCTGGATATTCGATTACTTGAGCTTTCTGGTGGTAAAAGAGGATTAAGAGAAGTGGTACTTGAGTTAGCGAAAAAGTATGGTAAAAAACGAGCTTTTTCTGAAGAAACTTTCTTTGATGATTTTGTGAAAATGACCTATCCTGAAATCAAAGGTTTTTTTGAAAAATACATCAAGAATGCTACTCCTTTGCCTTACAAAGCGTATTACAACAAGATTGGAATCAATTATTATGACACAAAAGACCTGGGTTTAAAGGCTGGGCTCAAATATAGGGTGTCTGGCAGGGGAGGTAAACTTACCATTGTTCGTACCCAAGACGATACTCAGGATCAACTGAAGGTAGGAGATGAAGTGATTGCTTTAGATGGCAAATCTTTAGATGCCAATACAGGGTTAAAAGCCTTTGGTAAACTGTTGAAGCAACCGTCAGGTACTGCATACATTCTTAAGATCAAGCGCAATGGTAAAGTATTGCCTGTAGATTTGAAAACGTTTGCGGTAAAAGATATAAAAAACTATTACTTTGAAGTGAACCTGAAAGCGTCTGATGCTCAAAAAAAATTAAGAGAGCGTTGGTTGAAAAACTTTTAG
- a CDS encoding DUF6272 family protein, which translates to MDYIDELRKTMAEHKLIFMYEGEFTQDIILSLLRVAEKKMNALGENLKVTRKVFNVMTECLQNIVKYSDQIPAEAVQVANTDTETTTTEPNESVSLNPDTKPANAADVVTTDEEDAEEEIPEVVVYEPLFIIGRRPENKYAIATGNIILNEKIEAMQERLDLINGLDKFGLLKYYQKTVKANMKRDKDKETDLDRNSAGLGFIDMARKSGNKFGYDFKPVNDEFSYFYLLVTV; encoded by the coding sequence ATGGACTACATCGACGAATTACGTAAGACAATGGCAGAGCATAAACTAATCTTCATGTATGAAGGTGAGTTTACCCAAGATATAATTTTGTCTTTACTAAGAGTTGCTGAAAAGAAAATGAATGCTTTAGGCGAAAACCTAAAAGTAACTCGGAAAGTTTTCAATGTAATGACAGAATGTTTACAAAACATTGTAAAGTACTCTGATCAGATTCCAGCTGAAGCTGTTCAGGTAGCTAATACCGATACTGAAACAACCACCACCGAGCCTAACGAGTCAGTTTCTTTAAACCCCGATACAAAACCTGCAAACGCAGCTGATGTAGTCACTACTGATGAAGAAGATGCTGAGGAAGAAATACCAGAAGTAGTCGTATATGAGCCACTCTTTATTATAGGTCGTCGCCCTGAAAACAAATACGCAATTGCCACTGGAAACATTATCTTGAACGAAAAAATAGAAGCCATGCAAGAACGGCTTGACCTGATCAATGGTTTAGACAAATTTGGGTTACTTAAATATTACCAAAAAACAGTAAAGGCAAACATGAAACGTGATAAAGACAAAGAAACTGACTTGGACAGGAACAGTGCCGGTTTAGGCTTTATTGATATGGCAAGAAAGTCAGGCAACAAATTTGGCTATGACTTTAAACCAGTCAACGATGAATTTTCTTACTTCTACCTGTTAGTGACAGTTTAA
- the ispG gene encoding (E)-4-hydroxy-3-methylbut-2-enyl-diphosphate synthase yields the protein MSSIAETTLYRKLYTQSLTEFKRRQSIEVNIGNVPLGGKQPIRVQSMTTVDTMDTEGSIAQAIRMIDAGCEYVRITAPSIKEAQNLQNIKEGLRAKGYQTPLVADIHFTPNAAELAAGIVEKVRVNPGNYADKKKFEIIEYTDEQYQEELQRIRERFEPLVKLCKANKTAMRIGTNHGSLSDRIMSRYGDTPLGMVESALEFLRICEDLAYYDIVISMKASNPQVMVQAYRLLVQKLDEEGLKPYPLHLGVTEAGEGEDGRIKSAMGIGALLEDGLGDTVRVSLTEEPEAEMPVGKKLVDRYLDRANHSSITPFDWQNASIEYSPYAYQKRTTKEVSNFGHDNVPRVIADYSTVNHLQVDDLKSVGHYYLPELDKWGMNDLGADYIYLGKQLIPFMMPNGLKVIQDYSTWQKEKEQSYPALTIDEYMTAADLGDTLRFLYVQWSDFSEDLIKSIKNDHHLVLILSTDNSHAMAELRRVFFELMEQGLELPVVVKRDYAKENIELVQLYASTDVGGLLIDGWGDGIMLSNGQPENKEELLEQINQLNNLSFGILQAARTRMTKTEYISCPSCGRTLFDLQETTAMIRKRTDHLKGVKIGIMGCIVNGPGEMADADYGYVGSGKGKITLYRSKTVVKRGVPSEHAVDELIELIREDGRWLERTSEN from the coding sequence ATGTCAAGTATAGCTGAAACAACTCTTTATCGAAAACTCTACACCCAATCACTTACAGAGTTTAAACGTCGTCAATCTATAGAAGTAAATATTGGAAATGTACCGCTTGGAGGTAAGCAGCCTATTAGGGTACAGTCTATGACTACTGTAGATACTATGGATACTGAGGGTAGTATTGCCCAAGCCATAAGAATGATAGATGCTGGTTGCGAATATGTACGTATTACAGCACCAAGTATCAAAGAAGCTCAAAATCTGCAGAATATCAAAGAAGGATTAAGAGCCAAGGGTTACCAAACACCACTTGTAGCAGATATTCACTTTACACCTAATGCTGCTGAACTAGCAGCAGGTATAGTAGAAAAAGTAAGGGTAAACCCTGGAAATTACGCTGATAAAAAGAAGTTTGAGATTATAGAATATACTGATGAACAATATCAAGAGGAGCTTCAGCGAATAAGAGAGCGGTTTGAACCTTTGGTAAAACTGTGCAAAGCCAATAAAACAGCAATGCGTATTGGTACCAACCATGGTTCTCTCTCTGACCGTATCATGAGTCGTTATGGAGATACGCCTTTAGGGATGGTGGAGTCAGCACTTGAGTTTTTACGTATTTGCGAAGATTTGGCATATTATGATATTGTTATTTCAATGAAAGCAAGTAATCCACAAGTAATGGTACAAGCTTATCGTTTACTGGTTCAAAAACTAGACGAAGAAGGCTTGAAGCCCTACCCTCTGCACCTGGGAGTAACTGAAGCTGGTGAAGGGGAAGATGGCAGAATAAAATCGGCTATGGGTATAGGTGCCTTGTTAGAAGATGGTCTGGGTGATACTGTAAGGGTATCGCTTACTGAAGAACCAGAAGCTGAAATGCCTGTGGGAAAAAAATTGGTTGATCGTTACCTTGACCGGGCCAACCACTCGTCTATCACTCCTTTTGACTGGCAAAACGCTTCAATAGAATACTCTCCTTATGCATATCAAAAACGTACGACGAAAGAAGTAAGTAATTTTGGGCATGATAATGTACCCAGGGTAATTGCAGATTACAGTACAGTAAATCACCTGCAAGTAGATGACTTGAAGAGTGTTGGGCATTATTATTTGCCTGAGCTTGACAAATGGGGCATGAATGACCTAGGGGCTGATTATATTTATTTGGGTAAACAACTCATCCCGTTTATGATGCCCAATGGCTTAAAAGTTATTCAGGACTATAGTACCTGGCAAAAGGAAAAAGAACAAAGCTACCCTGCATTAACCATCGACGAATATATGACTGCGGCTGATTTGGGCGATACTTTGCGTTTTCTTTACGTTCAATGGAGTGATTTTTCAGAGGATTTGATCAAAAGTATCAAAAATGATCACCACTTGGTGCTTATCTTATCTACTGACAATAGCCACGCTATGGCAGAGCTCCGTCGAGTATTTTTTGAACTTATGGAGCAAGGCTTAGAGCTACCAGTTGTTGTTAAACGCGATTATGCCAAAGAAAATATAGAGCTTGTCCAATTATACGCTTCTACAGATGTAGGGGGATTGTTAATTGATGGTTGGGGTGATGGTATTATGTTATCAAACGGGCAACCAGAGAATAAAGAAGAGTTGCTTGAACAAATCAACCAACTCAATAACTTGAGCTTTGGTATTTTGCAGGCTGCCCGCACCAGAATGACCAAAACAGAATATATTTCTTGTCCATCTTGTGGACGAACTTTGTTTGACTTACAAGAGACTACTGCTATGATACGTAAACGTACAGATCATTTGAAAGGAGTAAAAATTGGTATTATGGGTTGTATTGTCAATGGTCCTGGTGAAATGGCTGATGCAGATTATGGTTATGTGGGCTCTGGCAAAGGTAAGATTACTCTATACAGAAGTAAAACTGTAGTGAAAAGAGGGGTGCCTTCTGAACACGCTGTAGACGAACTAATAGAGTTGATTCGTGAAGATGGGAGATGGTTGGAGAGAACCTCGGAAAATTAA
- a CDS encoding lipocalin-like domain-containing protein has product MKKLKIYLCMIGFAFAFTSCGSGGDTLNFANMGENSSVQDVIAGKWKLTKRIVKSKNHAIKACENDNTLEIQGDGAYVFDNGVTQCNASETNDVGTWSLSDNDQELTFAGNEATKTMLLKSIGTNQLVAEIKIDTHIETHTYTKIQ; this is encoded by the coding sequence ATGAAAAAGTTGAAGATTTATTTATGTATGATAGGTTTTGCATTTGCATTTACCTCTTGCGGTTCTGGTGGAGACACATTAAACTTTGCTAATATGGGAGAAAACTCTTCGGTACAGGATGTAATTGCCGGAAAGTGGAAACTAACCAAACGCATAGTAAAGAGTAAAAATCACGCAATTAAAGCTTGTGAAAACGACAATACCCTTGAGATACAGGGTGATGGTGCTTATGTTTTTGACAATGGAGTTACACAATGTAACGCTAGTGAAACAAATGATGTAGGAACATGGTCGCTTAGTGATAATGACCAGGAATTGACTTTTGCAGGTAATGAAGCTACCAAAACCATGTTATTGAAAAGCATTGGTACCAATCAATTGGTGGCCGAAATAAAGATAGATACACACATTGAAACTCATACATATACTAAGATTCAATAA
- a CDS encoding DUF4139 domain-containing protein, with protein MANSFAFKTPIDGEKAIKSKIKEVTIFLNRAQVTNVAKVYIAAGKTKLVFEGLSTKMAKQSLQVSAKGNLTIMSVKHRINYLKSFSKARRIKQLEDSIEYLDDRIAKVNIEKEVLTSEEKMILANKKMGGQKGVTAQELAEMAAFYRKRLSEIRFAVLRHSKKLKKYRKHLNKTKYQLRIENKNANKPTSEIMVTVSAKTAINADFELNYIVMNAGWKPIYDLRAKNANSPIQLSYKAEVYQNTGIDWKNVNITLSTGNPTQSGYKPNLAPWYVNLYYPRPSSGAFYNKRSAAQKVPSNYSLDEVVVTKGRRKLAKKEESKTIANFTKVVESTFATKFGISIPYSIPSNGQPQLVDVKNHTLKTIYNRGAVPKLDKDAFLMAQLIDWEKFNLLSGKANIYFEGTFVGETYLNAQNTKDTLSISLGRDKRIIIDRKEIKNYSKKKFFGSNIKQTFGYEITMRNTKNEQVNITIEEQIPVSKNNKITVELLEAKGAKVDANTGKVVWKLTLNPKQTSKLYLKYSVKYPKKKRIIFGN; from the coding sequence ATGGCAAATAGCTTTGCATTTAAAACCCCTATAGATGGAGAAAAAGCCATCAAGTCTAAGATAAAAGAGGTAACCATATTTTTAAATAGAGCTCAGGTTACCAATGTTGCCAAAGTATATATAGCTGCGGGTAAAACTAAGCTGGTTTTTGAGGGGCTATCTACCAAAATGGCTAAGCAAAGTTTGCAGGTATCTGCTAAAGGTAATCTGACCATTATGTCAGTCAAACATCGCATCAATTATTTGAAAAGCTTTTCAAAAGCGCGCCGTATCAAACAGTTGGAAGATTCAATAGAGTATCTGGATGATCGTATTGCTAAGGTAAACATTGAAAAAGAAGTGCTTACCAGTGAAGAAAAGATGATTCTGGCCAATAAAAAAATGGGAGGGCAAAAAGGGGTAACTGCCCAAGAACTTGCCGAGATGGCAGCTTTTTATCGCAAGCGATTGTCAGAAATTCGCTTTGCAGTACTACGTCATTCAAAAAAGCTGAAAAAATACCGTAAGCATTTGAATAAAACAAAGTACCAGCTACGCATTGAAAATAAAAATGCCAATAAGCCTACCAGTGAGATTATGGTCACGGTTTCAGCAAAAACCGCCATAAACGCTGATTTTGAACTTAATTACATAGTAATGAATGCTGGTTGGAAACCTATCTATGATCTGAGAGCAAAAAATGCCAACAGCCCTATTCAGTTAAGTTACAAAGCCGAAGTATACCAAAATACGGGCATTGATTGGAAAAATGTGAATATTACCCTTTCTACTGGTAACCCCACCCAAAGTGGTTATAAACCAAATTTAGCTCCTTGGTATGTAAACCTTTATTACCCTCGTCCTTCTTCAGGTGCTTTCTACAACAAACGTTCAGCTGCTCAAAAAGTACCCTCTAACTATTCGTTAGATGAAGTGGTGGTGACTAAGGGAAGGAGAAAACTTGCAAAAAAAGAAGAAAGTAAAACTATTGCCAACTTTACTAAAGTGGTAGAGTCCACTTTTGCCACTAAGTTTGGTATCTCTATTCCTTACAGTATTCCCTCTAATGGACAACCTCAATTGGTAGATGTAAAAAATCATACCTTAAAGACTATTTACAACCGTGGTGCAGTGCCTAAGCTAGACAAAGACGCTTTTTTGATGGCTCAGTTGATAGATTGGGAAAAGTTTAACTTATTGTCAGGCAAAGCAAATATTTATTTTGAAGGAACATTTGTAGGTGAAACTTATCTGAATGCCCAAAACACTAAAGATACCCTGTCTATTTCATTAGGACGTGATAAGCGAATCATCATTGACCGTAAAGAGATTAAAAACTATAGCAAGAAAAAGTTTTTTGGCTCCAACATAAAACAAACGTTTGGGTATGAAATCACGATGCGTAACACTAAAAACGAACAGGTAAACATTACCATTGAAGAGCAAATACCAGTATCTAAAAATAATAAGATTACCGTGGAACTTTTAGAAGCAAAAGGAGCAAAAGTAGACGCCAACACAGGTAAGGTAGTTTGGAAACTGACACTCAACCCCAAACAAACCAGCAAGTTGTATTTAAAGTATAGTGTGAAATACCCAAAAAAGAAAAGAATCATATTTGGCAATTAG
- the era gene encoding GTPase Era — MENEEWLIPEDDNHHAGFVSIIGKPNVGKSTLMNQVIGEKLSIITSKAQTTRHRIMGVINGDDFQIVYSDTPGIIKPKYELHKSMMRFVNTSLDDADVILFVTDIFEKHDENDVIEKLKISEAPVILLVNKIDLAKDNQVEEKITYWKELIQPSEIIPISALNNINIDKLFESILKALPKHPPYFPKDTFTDKPERFFAAEMIREKIFKNYKQEIPYACEVMITEFKEKEEIINIRAEILVERQSQKGILIGKGGQALKKIGIEARKDLEEFFAKQVFLAQHVKVSPDWRQQRNKLDHLGYR, encoded by the coding sequence ATGGAAAACGAAGAATGGCTAATCCCAGAAGATGACAATCATCATGCAGGCTTTGTGAGTATTATTGGCAAGCCCAACGTGGGTAAGTCTACTCTAATGAATCAGGTGATAGGGGAGAAGCTATCTATTATTACCTCCAAAGCACAAACAACCCGACACCGTATTATGGGGGTGATCAATGGGGATGACTTTCAGATAGTATATTCAGATACCCCTGGAATTATCAAGCCTAAATATGAGCTGCACAAATCCATGATGCGTTTTGTCAATACATCTCTGGATGATGCTGATGTTATATTGTTTGTAACAGATATTTTTGAAAAACACGATGAAAATGATGTAATAGAAAAGCTGAAAATAAGCGAAGCGCCTGTTATTTTATTGGTAAACAAAATAGATTTGGCAAAGGATAATCAGGTAGAAGAGAAAATAACCTATTGGAAAGAGCTTATTCAACCTAGTGAAATAATTCCTATATCAGCTTTGAACAATATCAATATTGATAAATTATTTGAGTCAATATTAAAGGCATTGCCTAAGCATCCCCCTTATTTTCCTAAAGATACTTTTACTGACAAACCTGAGCGTTTTTTTGCTGCAGAAATGATTCGTGAAAAAATCTTTAAAAACTATAAACAAGAAATTCCTTACGCTTGCGAAGTGATGATTACTGAGTTTAAAGAAAAAGAAGAGATCATCAATATTAGGGCAGAAATTTTAGTGGAACGCCAAAGTCAAAAAGGGATATTGATAGGCAAGGGGGGGCAAGCACTCAAGAAAATAGGTATAGAAGCCCGTAAAGACTTAGAAGAGTTTTTTGCCAAGCAAGTATTTTTGGCTCAACATGTGAAAGTTTCTCCTGATTGGAGGCAGCAGCGAAACAAACTAGATCACTTAGGGTATAGATAA